The Emcibacter nanhaiensis genome has a window encoding:
- a CDS encoding TonB-dependent receptor: protein MSMLSSSRLICLLFAVSATPAFADPASTDTDQAHHHGHEMEEIFSTASPHAKSQMDVLQGSSLVTEEQLDKMMAATIGETLSGVPGVHSTFFGPGASRPVIRGLGGDRIRMLTNGIGTIDAANTSPDHAVAGDPLTARRVEVLKGASTLIYGNNAIGGVVNIIDDRIPTVVPDDGLDGRSRLSYGTVADDFSAGGALTFGLSEQLAGHVNGYYRDAGDYDIPGSAESEALHEAEGHDEHEEEEAAEGTVENSSLENKGGAFGLSWIGDDAMLGASVSYSKSNYGVPAGHVHEEEEEGDGEGDHEHEEEGPVRIDLEQVRFDLKGESDVDFAIFQQAKLRFGYGDYEHKELEGGETGTVFKNKGWEGRLELIQKEQGNWHGSMGIHLRSRDFQAIGDEAFVPPTDTFQWGVFAVEELELDPVTIDMGARFDHQKTDNNGLGISRAFDTVSLSAGAAYHLAEDSLIGINVSRAERAPTAEELFSNGPHIATGAFEVGDSSLTTEKGTTAEISFKHQDDRLSATLNLYHTWYNDFIYEVETGEEEDGLEVFQFRQQDATFWGFEAEASYVIWKQDDKSITFDAMADYVRAKLDDDLGDLPRIPPFRFGFGADYASDYIDARAEVRFVSEQDKISEHELPTEGYTEVNLEASWKPMGEEEDLALTLQVQNLTNEERRLHTSFLKDVLPLPGRNFRFSVNYGF from the coding sequence ATGTCTATGCTTTCTTCAAGCCGATTGATTTGTCTTTTGTTTGCCGTCTCGGCAACACCGGCGTTTGCCGATCCCGCCTCCACTGATACGGACCAGGCCCATCACCATGGTCACGAAATGGAGGAAATCTTCTCCACCGCCAGCCCCCATGCCAAAAGCCAGATGGACGTGCTGCAGGGATCGAGCCTGGTAACAGAGGAACAGCTGGATAAAATGATGGCCGCCACCATCGGCGAAACCCTGTCCGGGGTGCCCGGCGTCCATTCCACCTTTTTCGGTCCCGGCGCCAGCCGTCCGGTGATCCGCGGCTTGGGCGGTGACCGGATCCGCATGCTGACCAACGGCATCGGCACCATTGACGCCGCCAACACCAGCCCGGACCATGCGGTGGCCGGTGATCCGCTGACCGCCCGCCGGGTCGAGGTCCTCAAAGGCGCCAGCACCCTGATCTACGGCAACAACGCCATCGGCGGTGTGGTCAACATCATTGACGACCGCATCCCGACCGTGGTCCCGGACGACGGCCTGGACGGCCGCAGCCGCCTGAGCTATGGCACCGTGGCCGATGATTTTTCCGCCGGCGGCGCCCTCACCTTCGGCCTGTCCGAGCAGCTTGCCGGCCATGTGAACGGCTATTACCGGGATGCCGGCGACTATGACATCCCCGGATCCGCCGAAAGCGAGGCCCTGCACGAAGCGGAAGGTCATGACGAACATGAAGAAGAGGAAGCCGCCGAGGGTACGGTGGAAAACTCAAGCCTTGAAAACAAGGGCGGCGCATTTGGCCTGAGCTGGATCGGCGATGACGCCATGCTCGGGGCCTCCGTCAGCTATTCCAAAAGTAATTACGGCGTCCCCGCCGGCCATGTCCACGAAGAGGAAGAAGAAGGTGACGGGGAAGGCGACCACGAGCATGAGGAAGAAGGCCCCGTCCGGATCGACCTGGAACAGGTCCGCTTTGACCTCAAGGGGGAGAGCGATGTGGACTTCGCCATCTTCCAGCAGGCCAAACTTCGGTTCGGCTATGGCGATTACGAACACAAGGAACTGGAAGGTGGCGAGACCGGCACCGTCTTCAAAAACAAGGGCTGGGAAGGCCGGCTGGAGCTGATCCAGAAAGAACAGGGAAACTGGCACGGCTCCATGGGGATTCATCTCCGGAGCCGGGATTTCCAGGCCATCGGTGACGAGGCCTTCGTACCGCCGACCGACACCTTCCAGTGGGGCGTCTTTGCCGTGGAGGAACTGGAGCTTGATCCGGTCACCATCGACATGGGGGCCCGCTTCGATCATCAGAAGACGGACAATAACGGCCTAGGGATTTCACGGGCATTCGATACCGTCAGCCTGTCTGCCGGGGCCGCCTACCATCTTGCGGAAGATAGTCTCATCGGCATCAATGTGAGCCGGGCGGAACGGGCGCCGACCGCGGAAGAACTGTTCTCCAACGGCCCCCATATTGCCACCGGCGCCTTTGAGGTAGGCGACAGCAGCCTGACTACGGAAAAAGGAACCACGGCGGAAATTTCCTTCAAACATCAGGATGATCGTCTTAGCGCCACCCTGAACCTTTACCACACCTGGTACAATGACTTCATCTATGAGGTGGAAACCGGTGAAGAGGAAGACGGACTCGAGGTGTTCCAGTTCCGGCAGCAGGATGCCACCTTCTGGGGTTTTGAAGCGGAAGCGTCCTACGTGATCTGGAAACAGGATGACAAATCCATCACTTTTGATGCCATGGCCGACTATGTGCGGGCCAAGCTGGATGACGACCTGGGCGACCTGCCCCGCATCCCGCCGTTCCGCTTCGGCTTTGGCGCCGACTATGCCAGCGACTATATCGACGCCCGGGCGGAAGTGCGCTTTGTCAGCGAGCAGGACAAGATCAGCGAACATGAACTGCCGACCGAGGGCTATACGGAAGTAAACCTGGAAGCGTCCTGGAAGCCCATGGGGGAAGAGGAAGACCTGGCCCTGACCCTGCAGGTCCAGAACCTGACCAATGAAGAACGGCGCCTGCACACCAGCTTCCTCAAGGATGTGCTGCCGCTGCCGGGCCGCAATTTCCGCTTCAGCGTCAATTACGGCTTCTGA
- a CDS encoding TlpA family protein disulfide reductase, with protein sequence MAKFTAKADPSPLSDLPFTGPDGKDITLGAFDGKVILLNVWATWCAPCRHEMPDLEALNQDMQSDDFQVVILSMDRGGREASLKFLDEIGVTSLRPYLDPTGKFSRSIGVLGLPVTLLINRDGQELGRLVGPAEWNSADAKALIKKALKP encoded by the coding sequence ATGGCAAAATTCACGGCCAAAGCGGACCCGTCCCCCCTGTCTGACCTGCCCTTCACCGGTCCCGACGGCAAGGACATCACGCTTGGCGCCTTTGACGGAAAGGTGATCCTGCTCAACGTCTGGGCCACCTGGTGCGCCCCCTGCCGCCATGAAATGCCGGACCTGGAAGCCCTGAACCAGGACATGCAAAGCGATGATTTCCAGGTAGTGATCCTGTCCATGGACCGGGGCGGCCGCGAAGCCTCCCTGAAATTCCTCGATGAAATCGGCGTGACCTCGCTCAGGCCCTATCTTGACCCGACCGGCAAATTCAGCCGCTCCATCGGCGTGCTGGGCCTGCCCGTCACCCTGCTGATCAACAGGGACGGGCAGGAACTGGGACGGCTGGTAGGACCGGCGGAATGGAACTCTGCCGACGCCAAAGCGCTGATCAAAAAGGCGCTCAAGCCCTGA
- the argH gene encoding argininosuccinate lyase gives MTDNDKKSANALWGGRFAAGPAEIMEKINASIGFDKQLYAQDIQGSKAHCKMLVARGIISRDDGDAILGGLDQVKDEIEAGKMTWDPALEDIHMHVESRLKEIIGEPAGRLHTARSRNDQVATDFKLWTRDAIDQMDEALGGLQTVLVDKADKYAEVILPGFTHLQSAQPVTFGHHLLAYFEMFARDRGRLQDARTRLNESPLGAAALAGTSFDTDRFMTATELGFDRPTANSLDSVSDRDFALEFLAAASICATHVSRLAEEIVIWSSAQFDYINLSHKFTTGSSIMPQKKNPDAAELCRAKAGRIIGALNSLLIVMKGLPLAYSKDMQEDKEATFDAANAFSLIIAAMAGMVDDMEVKADKMLASTQSGFITATDLADWLVRVLGMPFRDAHHVTGTLVAKAEQKGCDLDGLTLEEMQAVEGRITDDVFSVLSVENSVASRTSYGGTAPARVREQVKAARERLKS, from the coding sequence ATGACCGATAATGATAAAAAATCCGCCAATGCCCTGTGGGGTGGTCGTTTTGCGGCCGGCCCCGCCGAAATCATGGAGAAAATCAATGCCTCCATCGGTTTCGACAAACAGTTATACGCCCAGGACATCCAGGGGTCAAAGGCACACTGCAAGATGTTGGTGGCCCGGGGCATTATTTCAAGGGACGACGGGGACGCCATCCTGGGGGGGCTCGATCAGGTGAAAGACGAGATCGAGGCGGGCAAGATGACCTGGGACCCGGCGCTGGAAGACATCCACATGCATGTGGAATCCCGGCTCAAGGAAATCATCGGTGAACCCGCCGGCCGGCTGCACACCGCCCGCTCCCGCAATGACCAGGTGGCGACCGATTTCAAACTCTGGACCCGCGACGCCATCGACCAGATGGACGAGGCTTTAGGCGGCCTGCAGACCGTCCTGGTGGACAAGGCCGACAAATATGCGGAGGTGATCCTGCCCGGCTTCACCCATTTGCAGAGCGCCCAGCCGGTCACCTTCGGTCATCACCTGCTGGCCTATTTCGAAATGTTTGCCCGCGACCGGGGACGCCTGCAGGATGCCCGCACCCGGCTCAATGAATCCCCGCTCGGGGCGGCGGCGCTGGCCGGCACCTCCTTCGACACAGATCGTTTCATGACCGCAACGGAACTGGGCTTTGACCGGCCGACCGCCAACAGCCTCGACAGTGTATCCGACCGTGACTTCGCGCTCGAGTTTCTGGCCGCGGCCAGCATCTGCGCCACCCATGTGTCGCGGCTGGCGGAGGAGATCGTGATCTGGTCTTCGGCCCAGTTCGATTACATCAACCTGAGCCACAAATTCACCACCGGGTCCTCAATCATGCCGCAGAAGAAAAATCCCGACGCGGCCGAACTGTGCCGGGCCAAGGCGGGACGCATTATCGGTGCACTGAACAGCCTGTTGATCGTGATGAAGGGGCTGCCGCTGGCCTATTCCAAGGATATGCAGGAAGACAAGGAAGCCACCTTCGACGCCGCCAACGCCTTCAGCCTGATCATCGCCGCCATGGCCGGCATGGTCGACGATATGGAAGTGAAGGCCGACAAGATGCTGGCCTCAACCCAGAGCGGCTTTATCACCGCCACCGACCTGGCCGACTGGCTGGTCCGGGTTCTGGGCATGCCGTTCCGCGACGCCCATCATGTGACGGGAACGCTCGTTGCGAAGGCGGAACAAAAAGGCTGTGACCTGGATGGCCTGACGCTGGAAGAAATGCAGGCGGTGGAAGGACGGATTACTGACGACGTCTTTTCCGTGCTGTCGGTGGAAAATTCCGTGGCCAGCCGCACCAGTTACGGCGGGACTGCCCCCGCACGGGTGCGGGAGCAGGTAAAGGCTGCGCGCGAGCGGCTGAAAAGCTAA
- a CDS encoding VOC family protein — MIGYVTIGTNDLQKAAGFYDQLLGLLNAGRGFETDRGISWATGPGSPMIIVMKPFDGNPATVGNGMMVALAANSEEEVDSFYAKAIELGGTDEGEPGERIPGFYGAYFRDLDGNKLCIFTMDPSKMEL; from the coding sequence ATGATCGGATATGTAACCATTGGCACAAATGATCTTCAGAAAGCGGCCGGATTTTATGACCAGCTGCTGGGCCTGCTCAACGCCGGGCGCGGTTTTGAAACCGACCGGGGCATTTCCTGGGCCACCGGGCCGGGCAGCCCGATGATCATCGTCATGAAGCCCTTTGACGGCAATCCGGCCACCGTCGGCAACGGCATGATGGTGGCCCTGGCCGCCAATTCAGAAGAGGAAGTAGACAGTTTCTACGCCAAAGCCATTGAGCTGGGCGGCACGGACGAAGGTGAACCGGGTGAACGTATCCCCGGCTTTTACGGCGCTTATTTCCGGGACCTGGACGGCAACAAGCTGTGCATTTTCACCATGGACCCGAGCAAGATGGAGCTCTAA
- the lysA gene encoding diaminopimelate decarboxylase → MDHFGYRNGEMYAEEVPLREIADAVGTPFYCYSSATLERHYQVFTEAFAKQGLDLLLCYAVKANTNQAVIGTLAARGSGADVVSEGELRRALKAGVPAEKIVYSGVAKTAREMAFALESGIYQFNVESVPELHQLSQVASEMGQEAAIAFRINPDVDAKTHAKISTGKSENKFGVPWVHARDIYAEAARLPGIRVVGLDVHIGSQLTQLEPFREAFERVAGLIEQLRADGHEISRLDLGGGLGIPYDPTDPEPPSPDAYAAMVKEVVGHLGCRIIIEPGRLLVGNAGILVSRVIYVKEGEERKFLIIDAAMNDLVRPSMYDAYHEIVPVLETDEMPEPCDVVGPVCETGDTFARARPIPPLGSGDLLAIRSAGAYGAVMSSTYNTRLLVPEVLVKDGKFAVIRPRQSYEQLIGLDQLPDWLAQ, encoded by the coding sequence ATGGATCATTTCGGTTACCGGAATGGTGAGATGTATGCGGAGGAGGTACCCCTCCGGGAAATCGCGGACGCCGTCGGAACGCCCTTTTACTGTTATTCCAGCGCCACCCTGGAGCGGCATTACCAGGTTTTCACGGAAGCTTTTGCCAAACAGGGCCTCGACCTGTTGCTGTGCTATGCGGTCAAGGCCAACACCAACCAAGCGGTGATCGGTACCCTGGCAGCCCGGGGCAGCGGCGCCGATGTGGTCTCTGAAGGCGAATTGCGCCGGGCGCTCAAAGCCGGGGTTCCGGCGGAAAAAATCGTCTATTCCGGCGTCGCCAAGACGGCCCGGGAAATGGCCTTCGCCCTGGAAAGCGGCATCTATCAGTTCAATGTGGAATCCGTGCCCGAGCTGCACCAGCTGAGCCAGGTGGCGAGCGAAATGGGACAAGAGGCGGCCATCGCTTTCCGGATCAATCCCGATGTGGACGCCAAAACCCATGCCAAGATTTCCACCGGCAAGTCGGAAAATAAATTCGGCGTGCCCTGGGTGCATGCCCGCGACATCTATGCCGAGGCGGCGCGCCTGCCGGGCATTCGGGTGGTCGGGCTGGATGTTCACATCGGCTCCCAGCTTACTCAGCTGGAACCCTTCCGCGAAGCCTTCGAGCGGGTCGCCGGCCTGATTGAACAGCTCCGCGCCGACGGTCATGAAATTTCCCGCCTGGATCTGGGCGGCGGCCTCGGCATTCCCTATGACCCGACCGATCCCGAACCGCCGTCCCCGGACGCCTATGCGGCCATGGTCAAGGAGGTGGTCGGGCATCTGGGATGCCGGATCATTATTGAGCCGGGACGGCTGCTGGTCGGCAATGCGGGCATCCTGGTCAGCCGGGTCATTTATGTGAAAGAAGGCGAAGAGCGGAAATTCCTGATTATCGATGCGGCCATGAACGATCTGGTAAGACCCAGCATGTATGATGCCTATCATGAAATTGTGCCGGTGCTCGAAACCGATGAGATGCCGGAACCGTGTGATGTGGTGGGCCCGGTCTGTGAAACCGGTGACACATTTGCCCGCGCTCGCCCGATCCCGCCGCTGGGAAGCGGGGATTTGCTGGCGATTCGCTCGGCGGGTGCCTATGGCGCGGTCATGTCGTCCACATACAATACGCGACTTCTGGTCCCTGAAGTTCTTGTAAAAGATGGGAAATTCGCGGTTATCCGGCCCCGTCAGTCTTACGAGCAACTGATTGGACTTGATCAGCTTCCCGACTGGCTGGCACAATAG
- a CDS encoding DUF4175 family protein codes for MTSLTRALLQSGAVLLLYIGLSLLDVWGYLPPLVHLAVCGLTIGLAVSAFSLSLKSRRAPSLFPMMRNFGLCALLVGLLALVAGDDLDRRWTLAIHPAALFDYPVARVQARVIPPAYTGAPVLDHEFIADGGRSVGADLNPIPSGSRLKVRLENSPWPAVLKAGRREVRLEETSPGVYEGELVIEQATNWQVRRGSEKLGSWPIILLQDQAPEIQQFDMAEELTSLGLASFTLNVADDYGLSRVRIRVTQPDRPEAEPYEKDLPLEELRTYDGQFYVDLSMSNAAGGPATLSLIAEDQAGQASQKDISGVHIPRRQFADAMAGKFASLREELLQHPENRQSVARQLMALSLLPGEDSDSPVYHLALRSAYWRLVSPSDPGDPEEARRILWDLANLAESGAHGQLELALVEKLDDIRLLLLQGKPAERVRQELGLLDDLFAQLAGKQKKTLLSSDEILDHRVLHKLYGRVLYYADKRHHDKAERLMDYLRTALVNQDVSFLTIGGYSRFVAATQGQQIMDNLITIQKRLLANSYKGGLKAEIVTTDKTGHYEARVRREWQEWSQTQSRIGDSLDQLSSALIGSGIDSRDDVEEVHRLIRDVLASLEAGQMETAAQYQSQILVLLNNLKHRLGEELSHGTLMRALEEKESGS; via the coding sequence TTGACGTCTTTGACCCGCGCCCTGCTGCAGAGCGGCGCCGTCCTTCTGTTATATATTGGATTGTCTTTGCTGGATGTCTGGGGTTATTTGCCGCCTCTCGTCCATCTTGCTGTTTGCGGGCTGACAATCGGTCTCGCTGTCAGTGCCTTTTCCCTGTCCCTCAAAAGCCGGCGCGCGCCCTCCCTGTTCCCGATGATGCGGAATTTTGGCCTGTGCGCGCTTTTGGTGGGGCTGCTGGCGCTTGTCGCCGGTGACGACCTGGACCGGCGCTGGACCCTGGCCATCCACCCGGCGGCCCTGTTTGACTATCCGGTTGCGCGGGTGCAGGCCCGGGTGATCCCGCCAGCCTATACCGGGGCCCCGGTGCTGGACCATGAATTCATTGCTGACGGCGGCCGGTCCGTCGGGGCGGACCTTAACCCTATTCCGTCCGGTAGCCGGCTAAAGGTGCGGCTGGAAAACAGTCCCTGGCCGGCCGTGCTGAAGGCCGGACGCAGGGAAGTGCGTCTCGAGGAAACTAGTCCCGGCGTTTATGAAGGCGAATTGGTGATTGAGCAGGCCACCAACTGGCAGGTCCGGCGCGGCAGCGAAAAACTGGGCAGCTGGCCGATCATTTTGTTGCAGGACCAGGCGCCGGAAATCCAGCAGTTTGACATGGCGGAAGAACTGACGTCCCTGGGGCTGGCCTCTTTCACATTGAATGTGGCTGACGATTATGGCCTGAGCCGGGTCCGGATCCGCGTCACCCAGCCTGATCGTCCGGAAGCAGAGCCCTACGAGAAGGATCTGCCGCTGGAGGAATTGCGCACCTACGACGGTCAATTCTATGTGGACTTGTCCATGTCCAACGCAGCCGGTGGGCCGGCCACCCTGTCCCTGATTGCCGAAGATCAGGCGGGGCAGGCAAGTCAGAAGGATATTTCCGGGGTTCACATCCCGCGCCGGCAGTTCGCCGACGCCATGGCCGGAAAATTCGCCAGCCTGCGCGAGGAACTGTTACAACACCCGGAGAACCGCCAGTCCGTGGCCCGGCAGCTGATGGCCCTGAGCCTGCTGCCCGGGGAAGACAGCGATTCTCCGGTCTATCACCTGGCCCTCAGATCCGCTTACTGGCGCCTGGTCAGCCCGTCTGATCCCGGAGACCCGGAGGAAGCCCGCCGGATCCTGTGGGATCTGGCCAATCTGGCGGAGTCCGGCGCCCATGGCCAGCTTGAACTTGCGCTGGTGGAAAAGCTGGACGACATCCGCCTGCTTTTGCTGCAGGGGAAACCGGCCGAGCGGGTGAGGCAGGAACTGGGCCTTCTCGATGATTTGTTTGCCCAGTTGGCCGGCAAGCAGAAAAAGACCCTGCTGTCCAGTGATGAAATCCTTGATCACCGCGTCCTGCATAAACTCTATGGCCGGGTGCTTTATTATGCCGACAAGCGGCATCACGATAAGGCGGAGCGGTTGATGGACTATCTGCGCACGGCCCTGGTCAACCAGGATGTGTCGTTTCTCACCATCGGCGGCTACAGCCGGTTTGTGGCGGCGACCCAGGGACAGCAGATCATGGACAACCTGATTACCATCCAGAAGCGCCTGCTGGCCAACAGCTACAAGGGCGGCCTGAAAGCGGAAATTGTCACCACCGACAAGACCGGCCACTATGAAGCCCGGGTGCGCCGGGAGTGGCAGGAATGGAGCCAAACCCAGAGCCGGATCGGGGACTCCCTGGACCAGCTGTCCTCGGCTCTGATCGGCAGCGGCATTGATTCACGTGATGATGTCGAGGAGGTCCATCGCCTGATCCGTGATGTGCTGGCCAGCCTGGAAGCCGGGCAGATGGAGACCGCAGCACAATATCAGTCGCAGATCCTGGTGCTGCTCAATAACCTGAAACACCGGCTGGGCGAGGAATTGTCCCACGGCACGCTGATGCGGGCGCTGGAAGAAAAGGAAAGCGGCAGTTAG
- a CDS encoding response regulator, which produces MAHILIAEDEEAVSSFVSRALQLRGHTTTVAADGGAAADALSKDHYDLLLTDIVMPVMDGISLALKASAAYPDMPILMMTGFAHEKQRAHNLEALIHDVISKPFSLDEICEAVDHVLGQDPQRPGKSAIGA; this is translated from the coding sequence ATGGCACATATCCTGATTGCAGAAGATGAAGAAGCGGTCAGCTCCTTTGTGAGCCGGGCACTGCAGCTGCGTGGCCATACCACAACTGTGGCGGCCGACGGCGGCGCTGCTGCCGATGCGCTCAGCAAGGATCATTATGATTTGCTGCTGACAGACATTGTCATGCCGGTCATGGACGGCATTTCCCTGGCGCTCAAAGCTTCTGCCGCCTATCCCGACATGCCGATCCTGATGATGACCGGCTTCGCCCATGAAAAACAACGGGCCCACAATCTGGAAGCCCTGATTCACGATGTGATCAGCAAACCTTTCTCTCTGGATGAAATCTGCGAGGCGGTCGATCATGTCCTGGGCCAGGATCCGCAGCGGCCCGGTAAATCGGCGATCGGCGCCTGA
- a CDS encoding zinc-ribbon domain-containing protein: MILTCPECQAKYVVDPKALLPAGRRVRCAKCRHTWHEDPPAADIPVVEEAEEKVSIAEETPQPEPEPEAETVSQPQVQVEEEASGADFDLSIRQRKKRPRPIPKGSNLPALQNHNHSSSKWGWISLCIFVTAVISSLLIFHGPVSEFWPPSAKLYEAIGLDNSHGPDRTAEKKQEEPKIPISERLEIQNLIPSKEVRNGTPYLVVRGEVHNISETKQEVPTLQVALQDARGVTIRNWTFMTSPGILSADEVVEFETSLPNPPADARDLRVSFTEG; this comes from the coding sequence ATGATACTGACCTGCCCTGAATGCCAAGCCAAATATGTGGTGGATCCCAAGGCCCTGCTTCCTGCAGGCCGCAGGGTACGTTGTGCCAAATGCCGCCACACCTGGCATGAAGACCCGCCGGCAGCGGATATCCCGGTGGTCGAAGAGGCCGAGGAAAAGGTCAGTATAGCAGAGGAAACGCCTCAGCCGGAGCCGGAGCCGGAAGCCGAAACGGTCTCGCAACCTCAGGTCCAGGTCGAAGAAGAGGCGTCAGGGGCCGATTTCGACCTGTCCATCCGCCAGCGCAAGAAAAGGCCACGGCCAATTCCCAAGGGCTCCAACCTGCCGGCCCTGCAGAACCATAACCACAGCTCGAGCAAATGGGGCTGGATTTCACTCTGCATTTTCGTCACCGCCGTGATCAGTTCCCTGCTGATTTTCCACGGCCCGGTCAGCGAATTCTGGCCGCCTTCGGCCAAACTGTACGAAGCGATCGGCCTCGATAATTCCCACGGCCCGGACCGGACTGCCGAGAAAAAACAGGAAGAACCGAAAATCCCGATCTCCGAACGGCTGGAGATCCAGAACCTGATCCCCTCCAAGGAAGTGCGCAACGGCACCCCCTATCTGGTGGTGCGCGGAGAAGTTCATAACATCAGCGAAACGAAACAGGAGGTGCCGACCCTCCAAGTCGCCCTTCAGGACGCGCGCGGCGTGACCATCAGGAACTGGACCTTCATGACTTCGCCGGGGATCCTGTCTGCCGATGAAGTGGTCGAATTTGAAACTTCCCTGCCCAATCCGCCGGCCGATGCCCGCGACCTTCGCGTCAGTTTTACTGAAGGATAA
- the ftsE gene encoding cell division ATP-binding protein FtsE: MLCQKLQRRKGQEVIRFENVGMRYGMGSEVLKDISFDLEPGSLHFLTGPSGAGKTSLLRLMYLAHRPSRGTISMFNQDVSATERKGLPRLRRRIGVVFQDFRLLDHLTAVENVALPLRIAGGKGKEIDEHVEELLAWVGLKDRMAARPSTLSGGEKQRVAIARAVINRPDLLLADEPTGNVDPEMAERLMYLFVELNKLGTTTVIATHDMSLVRKIGADRMHLHDGHLQMVRAGETPLSPVGEN, from the coding sequence ATGCTCTGTCAAAAGTTACAAAGACGAAAAGGCCAGGAAGTGATCCGTTTCGAAAATGTAGGTATGCGATATGGGATGGGCTCGGAGGTTCTGAAGGATATTTCCTTTGACCTGGAACCGGGTTCGCTTCATTTTCTGACCGGCCCGAGCGGCGCCGGCAAGACTTCTCTCCTGAGACTCATGTATCTGGCCCACCGGCCGTCCCGCGGGACGATCAGCATGTTCAACCAGGATGTCAGCGCCACCGAACGCAAGGGGCTGCCCAGGTTGCGGCGGCGGATCGGCGTGGTGTTCCAGGATTTCCGCCTGCTCGACCATCTGACGGCGGTGGAAAACGTTGCACTTCCGTTACGGATTGCCGGCGGGAAGGGCAAGGAAATTGACGAGCATGTGGAAGAGCTTCTGGCCTGGGTTGGTCTTAAGGACCGGATGGCGGCCCGGCCGTCCACCCTGTCCGGAGGGGAAAAACAGCGGGTCGCCATTGCCCGGGCGGTGATCAACCGGCCGGATTTGCTGCTCGCGGACGAGCCCACCGGCAATGTGGACCCGGAAATGGCGGAACGGCTGATGTATCTTTTTGTGGAACTGAACAAGCTGGGCACAACAACGGTCATCGCCACCCACGACATGTCGCTGGTGCGCAAGATCGGCGCCGACCGGATGCATCTGCATGACGGTCATCTGCAGATGGTCAGGGCCGGGGAGACGCCGCTTAGTCCGGTTGGGGAAAATTAA
- a CDS encoding cell division protein FtsX — MAHSFRFLPDEKDHEATRLLPWVMAVMVYLSALSLTGGILVHKGFGGWTESLSNRLTIQISVEDAAEREQMVTTTREILEKTPGVMTVRRLSDQEIADLLEPWLGEGNITGDLPVPAMMDVQIDSRLALNLKALSSRLHQLSDKIHIDDHQKWLGHFVRLTRMVEYVALGIFLLVILATVAIVIFGTKAGLAEHKETIKIMHLMGAEDSLVAQAYQKRFMRHGIKGGVVGLVLALLTIFAMAKLVQNLAQGLVEAPDVPYLEMLLLLLLPLLSGLISMVTARITVIKELARTM, encoded by the coding sequence ATGGCACATAGTTTCAGGTTCCTGCCCGATGAGAAGGATCACGAGGCAACCCGGCTCCTGCCCTGGGTGATGGCGGTTATGGTGTATCTCAGCGCCCTGTCGCTGACCGGCGGCATTCTGGTTCACAAGGGATTTGGCGGCTGGACCGAAAGCCTGTCCAATCGCCTGACCATCCAGATCAGCGTCGAGGATGCCGCAGAACGCGAGCAGATGGTCACGACGACCCGGGAGATACTGGAAAAAACACCGGGGGTCATGACAGTCCGGCGCCTGAGCGATCAGGAGATTGCCGACCTGCTTGAGCCCTGGCTCGGCGAAGGCAATATCACCGGCGACCTGCCGGTACCGGCGATGATGGATGTGCAGATCGACAGCCGGCTGGCGCTGAACCTGAAGGCGCTTTCCAGTCGTCTTCACCAGCTGTCGGACAAGATTCATATTGACGATCACCAGAAGTGGCTCGGACATTTTGTCCGGCTGACCCGGATGGTGGAATATGTGGCGCTCGGGATTTTTCTGCTGGTGATCCTGGCGACTGTGGCCATTGTAATTTTCGGCACCAAGGCCGGCTTGGCGGAACATAAGGAAACCATCAAAATCATGCACTTGATGGGAGCGGAGGACAGCCTGGTTGCCCAGGCCTATCAGAAAAGATTTATGCGGCACGGGATCAAGGGCGGCGTGGTCGGGCTTGTCCTGGCGCTGCTGACAATCTTTGCCATGGCCAAACTGGTCCAGAATCTGGCCCAGGGTCTGGTGGAGGCGCCGGACGTTCCCTATCTGGAAATGTTGCTGCTCCTGCTGCTGCCCCTGCTGTCCGGTCTGATTTCAATGGTGACAGCGCGTATTACCGTGATCAAGGAACTGGCCAGGACAATGTGA